One segment of Triticum aestivum cultivar Chinese Spring chromosome 2A, IWGSC CS RefSeq v2.1, whole genome shotgun sequence DNA contains the following:
- the LOC123187228 gene encoding ribulose bisphosphate carboxylase small subunit, chloroplastic 1 (The sequence of the model RefSeq protein was modified relative to this genomic sequence to represent the inferred CDS: added 40 bases not found in genome assembly): MAPAVMASSATTVAPFQGLKSTAGLPVSRRSSGSLGSVSNGGRIRCMQVWPIEGIKKFETLSYLPPLSTEALLKQVDYLIRSKWVPCLEFSKVGFVFREHNSSPGYYDGRYWTMWKLPMFGCTDATQVLNEVEEVKKEYPDAYVRVIGFDNLRQVQCVSFIAFKPPGCEESGKA; the protein is encoded by the exons ATGGCCCCCGCCGTGATGGCTTCGTCGGCTACCACCGTCGCACCCTTCCAGGGGCTCAAGTCCACGGCCGGTCTGCCCGTCAGCCGCCGCTCCAGCGGCAGCCTCGGCAGCGTCAGCAATGGCGGAAGGATCAGGTGCATGCAG GTGTGGCCGATTGAGGGCATCAAGAAGTTCGAGACCCTGTCTTACTTGCCACCCCTCTCCACGGAGGCCCTCCTGAAGCAGGTCGACTACCTGATCCGCTCCAAGTGGGTGCCCTGCCTCGAGTTCAGCAAGGTTGGCTTCGTCTTTCGTGAGCACAACAGCTCCCCCGGGTACTACGACGGCCGATACTGGACAATGTGGAAGCTGCCTATGTTCGGGTGCACCGACGCCACGCaggtgctcaacgaggtggaggAGGTCAAGAAGGAGTACCCTGACGCCTATGTCCGCGTCATCGGCTTCGACAACCTGCGCCAGGTGCAGTGCGTCAGCTTCATCGC